CGCTGCTGAATTGGTTACCAAAAAAGGAAAGGTATACAAATTCGATGATGTTGGTTGTATGATACTTATGTTAAAATCAGCTACTGTAAAAAATGAGGACATTCATGATAAATTAGTCATCAAATTCGACACCGAAAATGAATTCTTGAATGCAGAAGAAGCTTTTTATCTTCACGGTGAGAAGTTCCAAAGCCCTATGAATTTTAATTTAGCGGCTGTGGATTCAAAATTTATTCCTGATAGTTTATCCAAGAGTCAAGATGTTAAAATTCTCAAGTGGGCCGATATATATCAGTCGATTGCAAAGTAAAAAGCACCACATATTTCTGATTTTAGTACTCACAGCGTTTGTCGTAAATTCATTACGGGCAAACGCTGTTTGGGTTGGTGAACAACACGCAATAAAAAGTATTCGAGAAGGCATTCAAAAAACACCTTGTGGAGATACTCTTTTTGTCGATAAAGGTTTTTATCAGGAAGGTAATCTGGTAATCGACAAAAGTATTGCACTCATTGGACTTCATCAACCGATACTTGATGGTGGGAATCAGGTGGAAATTCTCACGATCAGTGCCGTGGATGTGACGGTCGCTGGATTCGTCTTTCAAAACAGTGGATCCTCCAGCATGGGCGATTTTGCCTCCATCAAATGCATTGATTGTTCTTATATTTATTTATTAAACAATAAAATTATAAACTCATTTTTTGGAATTCATTTTTCCAATTCAGATCATGGTATGATCATTAAAAATGTGATCAAAGGAAATCCAACCAATGAACAAAATACCGGAAACGGAATTCATGTCTGGAAATCAACCGATATGCATATCTCAGATAATGAAGTGAGTGGTCACCGGGATGGAATATATTTTGAATTTGTAACCGCATCTCTGATTGAACGGAACCATAGTTTCGAAAACATAAGATACGCGCTTCATTTCATGTTTTCACATCAGGACATGTATATCCATAACAACTTCTACAAAAATGGTGCAGGAGTTGCAGTGATGTATTCACATCATGTGCTCATGTATCACAACAATTTTGAAAAAAACTGGGGTAGTTCCGCCTTTGGGATTTTACTGAAAGAAATATCAGATAGTAAAATAGAATACAATACATTTACTGACAATACCGTAGGGATATACATGGAAGGAACCAGCAGAATTATCGTATCAAAAAATAAATTTTTTAGCAATGGCTGGGCTTTAAAAATTCAGGCCAGCTGCAATGAAAATGAAATCAATGAAAACAACTTCTTCAAAAATACCTTTGATGTAGCCAGCAATGGCACCATGGTCCTCAATTCCTTCACTCAAAATTATTGGGATAAATATGAAGGCTACGACCTTGCCAAAGACGGGATAGGTGATATACCCTATCACCCACTCAATTTATATTCAGTACTGGTGGAGCAAAATCCAAGTACACTAATCCTCTTAAGAAGCTTTTTAATTTCAATTCTTGACCGGGCTGAAAAAGTCATTCCTGTTTTAACTCCGGCAGACCTTGTTGACAACAAACCATCCATGAATCCCGTGATCCTATGATAAGCATCCAAAAATTACATAAAAGTTACCAAAGATTTAAGGCCCTTGAAGACATTAACTGTGAATGGAATGCAGGGCAGGTGGTTTCACTGATTGGCCCAAATGGTTCGGGTAAAACAACTTTGATAAAATGCATTCTTGGACTGGTCCATCCTGAAACTGGAAATATTTTACTGAATGGAAAATCCATTCTGGACAACTATGATTATAGATCCGCTATTGGCTACATGCCGCAGATCGGGCGATTTCCGGATCATCTTAAAGTAAATGAACTTTTTAGGCTATTGATAGAATTACGGGAGGAATACCATAATAAACTCGATTACGAACTTTATGAAGCATACCACATCGATCGTATAGCCCATAAAACCATGAGAAGTCTCTCGGGAGGAACCAGACAAAAAGTAAGTGCCGCTCTTGCTTTTCTTTTTAGTCCATCTATTTATATTCTGGATGAACCTACTGCCGGACTTGACCCAATTTCTTCCGAAATTCTAAAAGATAAAATTTCATTAGAGCACAGAAATGGAAAATTTATTTTACTCACCTCTCATATTTTAAGTGATCTGGAAGATCTCACCACGGATGTCCTTTATCTGCAGGAAGGAAAAATAAAATTTCAATTGGCAGTGGAAAAAATTCGTACCAATACCGGTGAAAATAAATTGAGCAGGGCCATTGCCAAAATGCTGTTAGAGAATTTGTACATTTCTCAAAGTTCATTGCAATAAAATAAAATCTGAAAATACCCATGCTTAAGCTGAGCAAAAATATTCTATTAGACATTATCAAAAATAAAGTAGTAATTGGTCTCACTTTGTTTCTATTCCTCGTTTCCTGGTCGCTGTTCAGTCTTGAAGAAAACAGCAGTAAGGCCACATTAAGTCTCATGAACATTATCATTATCGTGATTCCATTGATAAGCATGATCTTTACAACTACACACTATTACAACTCCTATGAATATATAGAATTACTCTTAGCCCAACCGCTAAGTCGAAGCAGATTAATCATTGCAGAATTTATTGGTATTGCAACTGCCTTATGCCTAAGCATCCTATTTGGAATGGGATTGCCCATGCTGCTGTATTCAACTGATTGGCTTGGCGGATATATTATCTTTATAACTTCAGCCTTATCTGTAAGCTGCGTTTCCATTGCATTACTTATTTCAGTATGGACCAGAGAAAAATCAAAGGGAATTGGAGTGGTTCTTATGGTTTGGTTCTATTTATCCCTGATCTATGACGGGTTAATATTGAGTATTATTTTTAGTTTTAGTGATTATCCTCTGGAGAAACTGACTTTGCTTCTATCAGCCCTCAATCCCATTGATTTATCGAGAATCTCAATTATGCTAAAAATGGATGTCAGTGCACTCCTTGGTTATACCGGGGCCTTATACAAAGATTTTTTTGGCAGTTATCAGGGCACCTTATATACCTTGATTACCATGCTGTGCTGGATACTGGTACCACTTTACTTTTCAATTAGAATTTTTAATAAAAAGGATATGTAATGAATTCAGCAAGTGTATTCACAGTCGTAAGTGATGAAGTTGAGAGCTTATTTTTAGTTTAATCAATACTTTGATAATTCCAGTTTTTCTTTTAAAAGATTCATTAACACTAAGCCAGAGGTGGTTTTTGATATCAAATTTATTCCTTTAATATTTTTTCATTATGAATATTACCTTTAACATTCATACCTATTAAGTTGTAAATTCCAGGTGGTAAAGATGAAGTTTTTAAAATTAAATTCTCACCAAATTCTGATAAATTGAATTCATCCATTAACTTGCCTTCAATATTATAAAGCTTATAACTTACTACTTCAGTCACTTCATGTTGAATAACCAATCGATCCTTAAATGGATTTGGCCATACTCGGAAATGGTAATCGTCAGCATAAAGTGGACCGAATATAACTAAAAACTAGTTAGTATTTCCAATATCAATTAAATTTACAAATTATGAAAACAAAGAAGAAACAAACCTCAGAAAAATTCATTAAGGAGATTCTCAGACGAACTAGAAGGATATAAAGCTCTGAACAAAAGATTGGTATTGTGATGAAAGCATTGAGAGCCTAGATATCAGTAGCAGAGTTATGTCGATAGTATTCAATACATGAACCGCAATTTTACAAATGGAATAAAGAGTTCTTGGAAGCAGGAAAGAAGCGATTATCTGGTGATACGACTAGGGAAGCCACAATTGATGAAGTATTAGAGCTTAGAAGGAAATTTTGGGTTTAAAAGAGATGGTTTTTGATATGGTGCTTCGATATGATATTGTAAAAAAAAGCTTGTCCGTGCTGGATTAACTGTAAAATTCAATAAGTATAAGAGATTTACGGATTCTGAAAAACAAGAGTTAATCAATATTGTAGTTGGCTCACAATTTGGTGTCAACAAAACTCTACGAGAGATTGGGCTTAATAAAAGTACTTTTTATAACTGGTATAAAGCATATTCTGATCATGGGGCGGATGGTTTAGCTCCAAGTAAACGTACTAGCAGAAGGCAATGGAACAGCATACCTCATGAGCAAAAAAAATCTTGTCGTCATACTTGCATTGGAGTTTCCTCATTTATCATCCAGGGAACTTGCTCATAAACTTACGGATGAACAACAAATATTTATCTCAGAATCAAGCGTTTATAGAATTTTAAAAGAAAGAGGATTGATCCCAGCTCCTGCACATTTTTTTATAGCAGCAGCAGATGAATTTAATAAAAAGACAGCATTCGTAAATCAGATTTGGAAAACAGACTTTACATACTTTAAAATCTTAGGCTGGGGTGTGGTATTACTTAAGTACTGTTTTAGATGATTACAGCAGATATATTGTCCATTGGGAACTGTGTAAAGGTATGAAAGTGGAGGATGTAAAAAGGACCGTTGATAGGGCAATCATCAAAGCTAAAATTGTCACTAAACAAAGACCTAAATTATTTTTAGATAATGGATCCTGTTACATAGCTTCAGATTTAAAAGATTATTTGAAAAATATTTATGACATGGACCAAATCCATGGACGGCCATTTCATCCTCAAACTCATGGAAAAATTGAACGAAATCATTGGACAATGAAAAACGTCGTAAACCTTGATAATTATGACTTCCCTGAGGAATTGGAAAGAGCTTTAGAATAATTTGTAGAAACTTATAACAATAAAAGATACCATGAATCATTAAATAATTTAACTCCTGCAGATGTGTATTTTGACCTTGGTGACCTCATTTTAAAAGAAAGAGAAAGAATTAAATTACAATGTATTAAAGATAGAAAAATTGAATATATAAAATTATTTCCTACTAAAATTAATAACTATAAACAAAAAGAATTAGCTTTGAATTAAATTGAAACACAATTTCGCGATAAGTTCAAATTACTTTGACGACATACAACCTGGTAGGTAACACTGACCAATTATTAGAGAAGAATATACTAAAACGCATCACAGATATAAAGAAGCTAACCAAGGACGACAGAAACACTGTCTTCGCCCTCCTTGATGCTTTCCTCCAGGATACTAAAACCAAACAGGCTTATTCGGAATAATTTAAACTTCATATTTTATGACTAAAACTATTAAATGGAAGGGAATTCAAGGAGAATATTCAATTCATGTGTCTAGGCTAGATCAATTCACAGAATGCATTCCAAAAGATTTAGAAGACAATCTATTCCCAGAACTAAAAGTTGCGATGAAAGATCCAGGTTTTGATATAAAAAATCATTCAGCGTTTATATTAAAGGGTGTAGTTGATATTGCGGATCGCTCAGCTTTAAGACTTGACTTGCAATTATCTCATAGCAATAAATCAACTGATACGCTAATAGATGACATATTAAGGGAAGAAGCCCAAGCGTTATTTCCAGACAACAAACTATTTCTTTACTCCTCTAGAATGTGTAACCATTTTGAAAGACAACATTGCTGGATTTTACAACCGAAAGATTCTTAACTAAATATTCATCTAATGTTAAAGGAGCTCTTTAATGTATTAGATGCTTATATCCGCGATTACAAAATAAGTATGGCGTATAGTAAATAATGACAGTATAAATTAATTCGAGAGAGCCTACACTTAAGCTGAAATACAAAATCATTTAGTAAGTTTCGTCAAATGAACTTTTCTTAGAGTATCCCCATTCAGTATTGGCAATAAAATTAATTCTTTAGGCAAATACTCTAATTTATAAATCCTATTTTCTTCTTGACCTACAATTGTTTGATAGCTAATTAATTCTTCATTTCTCTTATCATCAAAAACCTTCAATCTATCAGTATAATTTAACTTTATTCCAAAAGTTAAGTGTAAACCATATCCATCTAAGATTTCAACCTTAGAATTCAATCCTGCATGGAATTTAGCTCTCTGTTCAATCCAAGCATTATTTATTAGATTAGATGTATCCAAATATGAATACTTAAAAAGTCCACTTCTTTTAGATTCATCTATTGAACTAGAATAAATCTTATCAATCTTCAAAGGGTTACATTCAAAGCCTAATAAAAAGACTAATACCAAAATTCTATCTAATCGGATCATCCGTAACAGTATATTTATAAGTTGAGGCAGGAATATATTCCGTTTTTAACTTTGCAGCATCTATATTCAAATTCAAATCTTTAAGAATGTCATTCGATTGGGGCCCAAACAATAAAGCTGAACCATTCGGATTCTTTTCAATCAACTCTTTGAATTCTTTATTTGGCCAAGTAATACCAAAAGTCTTTTTGTCTGATCCATTATTGATATTTCCTGCATCACCTATACAGCGGACATAATCTGCACAATTATTACCATTCGATAAATCATAGGGTTGATTACCGCCTTTTTCAGCTTCTTGAATCATAGCTTGATCCTGTTGCTCAGAAGTTTTAATTCTGAATCCTAATTCGTAGGATTGTCCATTTCCATTATTTATATCATCATTAAATTTCTGTACGCTAACAAAATCTTGCTTCACAATTTCTGCATTTCCATTTGGCAATGAATTACCAGTCATATTATAAAATTTATAACCAGTCTTATCATTACCAATTAATACGGCTGAATGCCCACTTATTGGATATCCAAATGGTGCATTTTTCATCCATAAATAAATAAAGTCTGTTGGACCTCTTCCATCAGGATCTATTAATCTAACTGGATTATTTAATGTATAGTTATAAGGATTCCAATCAGGAAAATCGCTTGCCAATGGATCGACACCATACCACATCTGTACACTTTTTTTCTAACCTCTAGGATGTCTTTACATCCCTTCTACAAATATATGACCTTTTTTCTTTCAATTGAACTATTAATTGAAGTTGATTAGTTGAGATACTTTCCGGGTTCGATTCCTTCCCCGATTACCAAAGTATATAGTAAAGAATCAGTAGGGATTTCGCAATTACTTTTGATTTTTCAATTCCTGACGGCCTTTTCAATTGAAAAAAAAAGTTTAGCTCTTTTTATTGTGGTTCTACGTTTTTTTTGAGAAGGATACATTTCAAGCTTAATGATCTCTTAAGCAATCTAAAGCGGCGCGAGGTCTTGCTTTGTCAAGGTTTTCGGAAGAAAAATTTTAGTGTGTTGATTTTGTGTGTGAGCAAAAATTTTCTTCCAAAACCCGAAGGGCTTGACCTTTACAAAGCTGTGGGTTGGCAGCTAGCTTTGCTCAAGAGATCATTAAGCTATTTGAGGTTTTAACTACTCTTTGATATTTATGTACTGCATTTTA
This region of Candidatus Vicinibacter affinis genomic DNA includes:
- a CDS encoding helix-turn-helix domain-containing protein, with the translated sequence MSKKNLVVILALEFPHLSSRELAHKLTDEQQIFISESSVYRILKERGLIPAPAHFFIAAADEFNKKTAFVNQIWKTDFTYFKILGWGVVLLKYCFR
- a CDS encoding ABC transporter permease subunit; amino-acid sequence: MLKLSKNILLDIIKNKVVIGLTLFLFLVSWSLFSLEENSSKATLSLMNIIIIVIPLISMIFTTTHYYNSYEYIELLLAQPLSRSRLIIAEFIGIATALCLSILFGMGLPMLLYSTDWLGGYIIFITSALSVSCVSIALLISVWTREKSKGIGVVLMVWFYLSLIYDGLILSIIFSFSDYPLEKLTLLLSALNPIDLSRISIMLKMDVSALLGYTGALYKDFFGSYQGTLYTLITMLCWILVPLYFSIRIFNKKDM
- a CDS encoding helix-turn-helix domain-containing protein yields the protein MNIVVGSQFGVNKTLREIGLNKSTFYNWYKAYSDHGADGLAPSKRTSRRQWNSIPHEQKKSCRHTCIGVSSFIIQGTCS
- a CDS encoding transposase family protein, whose translation is MWYYLSTVLDDYSRYIVHWELCKGMKVEDVKRTVDRAIIKAKIVTKQRPKLFLDNGSCYIASDLKDYLKNIYDMDQIHGRPFHPQTHGKIERNHWTMKNVVNLDNYDFPEELERALE
- a CDS encoding ABC transporter ATP-binding protein, with protein sequence MISIQKLHKSYQRFKALEDINCEWNAGQVVSLIGPNGSGKTTLIKCILGLVHPETGNILLNGKSILDNYDYRSAIGYMPQIGRFPDHLKVNELFRLLIELREEYHNKLDYELYEAYHIDRIAHKTMRSLSGGTRQKVSAALAFLFSPSIYILDEPTAGLDPISSEILKDKISLEHRNGKFILLTSHILSDLEDLTTDVLYLQEGKIKFQLAVEKIRTNTGENKLSRAIAKMLLENLYISQSSLQ
- the nosD gene encoding nitrous oxide reductase family maturation protein NosD, producing MLKFSSGPIYISRLQSKKHHIFLILVLTAFVVNSLRANAVWVGEQHAIKSIREGIQKTPCGDTLFVDKGFYQEGNLVIDKSIALIGLHQPILDGGNQVEILTISAVDVTVAGFVFQNSGSSSMGDFASIKCIDCSYIYLLNNKIINSFFGIHFSNSDHGMIIKNVIKGNPTNEQNTGNGIHVWKSTDMHISDNEVSGHRDGIYFEFVTASLIERNHSFENIRYALHFMFSHQDMYIHNNFYKNGAGVAVMYSHHVLMYHNNFEKNWGSSAFGILLKEISDSKIEYNTFTDNTVGIYMEGTSRIIVSKNKFFSNGWALKIQASCNENEINENNFFKNTFDVASNGTMVLNSFTQNYWDKYEGYDLAKDGIGDIPYHPLNLYSVLVEQNPSTLILLRSFLISILDRAEKVIPVLTPADLVDNKPSMNPVIL